Sequence from the Luteibacter aegosomaticola genome:
AGGCTACGGCTGGACTTCGCCGGGTTGGGTGGGAAGTGGCCTGGCGCTGGGTGGATTGCTGCTTTGGGGCGTTTCCGTGGCTGTTGAGCGGAATAGCGAGTCGCAGGAAGCTGCCCAGGCTTGCTAGTGATGTAGTCAAAGGATGGCAGCATCCATCGGCGAACGCCTACGAGGCGACGTGGGCTTCGCCTAATATGCGTCGTGCTGTGCAGGAGGCACGATGGAACGCATGACGATCACAGACACTACGGTAATTGCCGACCTCGATAAGCTCGCCGCCGCGACTGATCGGGACCGCGACGAGCTCGTTCTTGAGATTCTTCGGAATTTCTTCCATCCGAGATACAAGAACGAGCTGATCCGGGATTTTCGCTGGAGGATGGACGTATTGGGCGGCGCGGATCTCGAGCCGCGCGCTGACGGTGACGGTCACTTTGCATGATCGTTTGATCGATACGTCAGTCGCTACTTTCCAATACAGAACGAACTAAAGATCGCGCCGAGCAGGTCGTCCGACGAATACGCACCTGTCACTTCGCCGAGCGCTTGTTGCGCGTGGCGAAGCTCCTCGGCAGCGAGTTCGCCGGCATGCGATCCGTGCAATGCGTCAGCGGTGCGAAGCAGATGAGCATCGACCTGCTCGAGAGCAACGACGTGTCGTCGGCGTGCACTGAAAGCGCCATCGCCCGCACCAGCGGTTGCGAGCGTGCGGAGCATGTCGCGGAGCGCATTGAGGCCTTCGCCGGTTCGAGCGGATAGCCACAGTTTTTCATAGCCAGCAGCGTGCGATTGATGCGCGTGCTCGGTGCCAAGATCGATCTTGTTCACGACAACAATGCGCGTCGCGTGCGCAGGCGTGCCTTCGAAGAACGCGAGATCGCTATCGGCGTGCTGTTCATCGCTGACCAGGATCGCGACATCGCAACGCTCGAGTTGCGCAAGCGCGCGACGGATACCCTCACGCTCGACCACGTCATCTGACTCGCGAAGGCCGGCCGTGTCGGCTAGCTCGAGAGTGACACCGTCGATCGTGATCGCCTCACGCAACACATCGCGCGTGGTGCCAGCGATGTCGGTCACGATCGCGCGCTCTGCGCCGGCGAGTGCGTTGAGCAAACTGGATTTGCCTGCATTCGGTCGACCGACGATCGCGACGGTAATGCCGTCGTTCAAACGAACGCCACGACGCGTCTCGATCAGCAATGCATCGAGGCTGGAACGAAGCGCAGCAAGCTGTTCGCCAATCACCGGATCGGCGAGGAAGTCGATCTCTTCTTCAGGGAAATCAATCGCCGCTTCAATATGGACACGCAGCGCGATGAGCTCAGCGAGCAACGCGTCAACGCGCGCGGAGAACACACCTTCCATCGAACGCAGTGCCGCTCGCGCTCCCGCTTCCGACGTCGCGGCGACGACATCGGCCACCGCTTCCGCCTGGGCGAGATCGAGCTTGCCGTTGAGGAACGCACGCTCGGTGAATTCGCCGGGCCGCGCCAGGCGTGCACCAAGCGAGATGCATCGGCGGAGCAGGGCGTCGAGCAACACCGCGCTGCCATGGCCCTGTAGTTCCAGGACATGTTCGCCGGTGTAAGACGCCGGTCCCGGAAACGAGAGCAGGATCCCGCGATCGATCAGCTCACCTTCCGCATCGCGAAACGCGGTGAAGTGCGCATAGCGCGGCTTCGGTTCCCGGCCGAGCAGGCTCGACGCGATCGACGGAGCGAGGGGGCCAGATACGCGAACGGCACCGACACCGGCCGCGCCGGCGCCGGTGGCGATGGCTGCGATGGTGTCGGTGCCGTGGCTCATGGCGTATTACGCAGTGCGTGCCTTTTCGTGGGCCTTATCAACGCTGCGGTTGATGTACCACTGCTGGAGCAGGCTGGTCGCACCGTTGACGGTCCAGTAGAGCACGAGGCCCGCCGGGAAGAAGGCGAAGAAGACACCGAAGATCAGCGGCATCACCTTCATCATCTTGGCCTGGGTCGGATCCATGCCGGCCGTCGGCATCATGCGCTGGGTGAGCAGCGTCACGAGGAAGTACATCACCGGCAGTACATAGAAGGGATCCGGCGCGGAAAGGTCGTGGATCCAGAGGATGAACGGCGCGTGGCGCAGCTCAATGGATTCCGACAGCACGCGGAGCAGGCCGATGAAGATCGGGAAGGTGATGAGGATGGGCAGGCAGCCCGCCATCGGGTTCACCTTCTCCTTCTTGTACAGCTCCATCATGGCCTGCTGCATCTTCATGCGGTCATCGCCATAGCGCTCCTTGAGCGCCTGGACCCGCGGCTGCAGCTTGCGCATGCGCGCGCCCGAACGGAACTGCGCATCGGTGAGCTTGTACAGGGCCGTCTTGATGAGCAGCACGAGCAGGATGATCGCAACGCCCCAGTTACCGCTGATGGCGTGCAGCTGCGAGAGCAGCCAGTGAAGCGGGGTGGCGATGATGGTCAGCCAACCGTAGTTGGCCGTCAGGTCGAGACCCGGGGCGATCGCATCGAGCGTGCCCTGCAGACGCGGACCAACGTAGAGACGAGCGATGCTGTCCGACGCCTGGCCAGGCGCGACCGAGATCGCCGGGCCGAAGGCGCGGACGAGGTAACGCGGCGTGGCCGAGTTCGGGTCGACGATATTGGTGCTGTACGAAACGTTCTGGTCCGCCGGCGGAATCCAGGCCACCAGGAAGTAATGCTGGAGCATGCTGATCCAGCCACCGGTGATCGGGCGGTTCAGCGGGTTCTTCTGGAAGTCGGCGAAGTTCAGCGATTCGAACTTCGATTCCGGGCTGTACCAGCCAGCGCCGAAGAAGCTGTGCTGTGCCGGATCGGTGTAGGCCTTGAACCAGCTGGCCTTCTCGGCCGGCGCGCGCTGCAGCTGCTGGTAGGCGTTACCCGTCCAGGTGGCCTGCGAGCCGTTGTCGATGCGCTGGTCGAGATCGACCACGTAGTCCATACGCTTCAGCGTGTAGCGCTTGGTCACCTTCACGCCCGACGGATCCGACCAGGTCAGATCGAGGCTGACCGACTTCTCGCCATCGGCGAGCTTGGCCTCGGTCTTC
This genomic interval carries:
- the mnmE gene encoding tRNA uridine-5-carboxymethylaminomethyl(34) synthesis GTPase MnmE — translated: MSHGTDTIAAIATGAGAAGVGAVRVSGPLAPSIASSLLGREPKPRYAHFTAFRDAEGELIDRGILLSFPGPASYTGEHVLELQGHGSAVLLDALLRRCISLGARLARPGEFTERAFLNGKLDLAQAEAVADVVAATSEAGARAALRSMEGVFSARVDALLAELIALRVHIEAAIDFPEEEIDFLADPVIGEQLAALRSSLDALLIETRRGVRLNDGITVAIVGRPNAGKSSLLNALAGAERAIVTDIAGTTRDVLREAITIDGVTLELADTAGLRESDDVVEREGIRRALAQLERCDVAILVSDEQHADSDLAFFEGTPAHATRIVVVNKIDLGTEHAHQSHAAGYEKLWLSARTGEGLNALRDMLRTLATAGAGDGAFSARRRHVVALEQVDAHLLRTADALHGSHAGELAAEELRHAQQALGEVTGAYSSDDLLGAIFSSFCIGK
- the yidC gene encoding membrane protein insertase YidC, which encodes MNQTRTLLFFALMFVAYMLFTQWEQDYGPKPPAQPAAAAQVDGKPSADGSVPGASGPANVPADTSATPAGKAELVTLQNDVLRLTIDTRGGSIVRSELLYYPNVPVTKNDPTPPPVRLLDDDAKTFFAAQDGLVSSSGAAPDHRALFHAEKTEAKLADGEKSVSLDLTWSDPSGVKVTKRYTLKRMDYVVDLDQRIDNGSQATWTGNAYQQLQRAPAEKASWFKAYTDPAQHSFFGAGWYSPESKFESLNFADFQKNPLNRPITGGWISMLQHYFLVAWIPPADQNVSYSTNIVDPNSATPRYLVRAFGPAISVAPGQASDSIARLYVGPRLQGTLDAIAPGLDLTANYGWLTIIATPLHWLLSQLHAISGNWGVAIILLVLLIKTALYKLTDAQFRSGARMRKLQPRVQALKERYGDDRMKMQQAMMELYKKEKVNPMAGCLPILITFPIFIGLLRVLSESIELRHAPFILWIHDLSAPDPFYVLPVMYFLVTLLTQRMMPTAGMDPTQAKMMKVMPLIFGVFFAFFPAGLVLYWTVNGATSLLQQWYINRSVDKAHEKARTA